The DNA sequence CGATCTGGCCGTTTCGGGGTCGAGAACTCATCAGAACGCAAGTTCTAGGCTCGGGTCTGGCCGTTTGGGGTCGAGAACTCATCAGAACGCGAGTTCTGGCGCGCGATCTGGGCGGGTGTGCTTCGAGAACTCGGCAGAACGCGACTTCTGGGACGCCTGCTTTGGCGGCTCTGGCCCGAGAACTCATCACGACGCGAGATTCCCCGGCGCCAATCGCAGGTCCGAGTTATCCACAAATCTCGTTCAGTGGGCCTGCGAGCCGTTCCCATGGCCGGAGCCTGGGTACATGCGCCGCGTTCCACGTCAGGTCCCGCCGTTCGACACCCGGTCACCGTTCTTCCGCTATGAGGCGCTCGCTGCCGGGCTGACCGATGTCGATCTCCGGGGTGAGCGTTTCCGACGGATCTTCCAGGGCATCTATGTCAACTTCTCGACACCCGTTGACGTGAGAACCCGAGCCCGAGCGGCTCTGCGCGTCATGCCGTCCGGGTCCCACATCAGCCACTGCACGGCCGTTGAGCTCTGGGGCGGTGTCTCGCCCGACAGTTCTCAGACCCACATCAGCGTGGTCTCGGGCAGCGTCCGCTCCGTACGGCAGGGGATCAAGTCCCATCTCGCTCTGCCCGGTGCGGCGATCGTCGCTCTCGGGGGGATGCCGGTGGCCTCGCCGACGCAGGCGTTTCTGGAGCTGGCGACGATGGGAGCCAGCCTGGTCGACCTGGTCATCGCCGGCGACTCCCTGGTGAAGTCTGCGAACGTGGGCCCAGAGGACTTCGTGAGCGCAGCGAAGCAATGGCGTGGTCGGGGGGCCAGGCTGGCCCGTCGGGCGGCACGTCTCGTACGCCCTGGTGTTGACTCACCGATGGAGACGAGACTCCGCCTGCTGGTTGTCTTTGCCGGTCTGCCGGAGCCCAGAATCAACTGGATCATCCGGAACGACGAGGGCGGCTGGCGACTGAGGTTCGACCTGGCGTACCCGGAGCTGAAGCTGATCATCGAATACGACGGACGACAGCACGCGGACAGTGATCGGCAGTGGCTCCGCGACATCGGACGACGCGAAGAGCTCGATGAGATGGGCTGGCGCATCATCGTGGTCACATCTCAGGGCATCTACTCCGAGCCGGACGCGACATTGAAGAGGATCCAGAAGGCCCTGGTCGAGCGGGGAGCGGTCGGGGTGCCGCGAAGGCTCAGCTCTGAGTGGACCCGGCACTTCAGTCAATAGCGGTACTCGAGAAGTCGCGTTCTGATGAGTTTCGGGCGGGATCCGGTCGTGGGGCTGGGAGAAGTCGCGTTCTGATGAGTTTTGGGGCGGGATTCGGTCGTGGGGCCAGGGGAACTCGCGTTCTGATGAGTTTGGGGCGGGATTCGGTCGTGGGGCCAGGGGAACTCGCGTTCTGATGAGTTTTGGAGCGGGATTCGGCCGTGGGACTGGGAGAAGTCGCGTTCTGATGAGTTTTCGGGCGGGATCCGGCCTTGGGGCCCGGAAAACTCGCGTTCTGATGAGTTTTCGCAGTCGGGGGGTGGCAAGGACGGGGCGTGGCCGGGGCGAGGGCGGGGCAGGGACCCGTGGGAAGGGCCAGGGCAGGGGCGGGCGGCGGTTCCGTACCCTGCGGCAGAGGCAGGTGCGACCGCTGGGTCAGCACGCTAAACTGGAGTCGTGAATCGCCACCACCTGCCGGTGCGCACCTGCGTCGGCTGTCGGGAGCGAGAGCAGAAATCCCATCTCGTCCGCTTGGTCTGGGCTGCGTCGAAGGTGGCGCTGGACCGGAACCAGGTGGCCCCGGGACGCGGTGCGTACCTGCACCGCCGACCGGAATGCCTCGAGCTGGCGATCCGTCGCCGAGCGGTGGGCCGGGCACTGCGGGTCACCGGGGTCAACTCAGACCAGGTCGCCCAGCTGCTCGAACCGGCGGTCGGTGCCGACACCTCGGCTTGATCGGGGTGGGCGCTTAGGCGAATCGCCGGTGGTGGGCATAGAGTTCTCTACTGACATCGAACCGCTCCGGGGAGATGCGCGTACGCCTGTCCAACGTGGGCAGGTCAGGAAACCAGAAGGTGGGCTTAACGCTCATGACCACTCGATGAGTACACCTCAATGAGCATGCAAGACAACTAACTGGTCCAGGCTCGAGAAGGCCCGGACCTCAAGGGAGAGCAGTGGCAAAGGTCCGTGTCTACGAGCTGGCGAAAGAGCTCGGAGTCGAAAGCAAGGTCGTCCTCAGCACGCTGAGTGACATGGGAGAGTTCGTTCGGTCGGCGTCGTCGACCATTGAAGCCCCCGTCGTTCGACGGTTGCAGGAGAAACTCAACAACCAACAGAAGCCGGTCGCCAAGAAGGCCCCGGCCAACAGGCCTGCGCCCAGCGCGCCGGCCCAGGCACGGGTCGCCGAGGTCAAGGTGGAGGCGCCCCGGCCGCGTCCCACCGCTCCGGCGGAGCGGGCCGAGCAGGTCGCACCCCGGGTCGAGCAGGCCGCACCGGCACCCGCGGCTGAGGCTCCGGCGGTCGAGGCCCCTGCGGCCCAGGCTCCGGCCGTCCAGCCGCCGGCTGCCGAGGCACCGGCCTTCGAGGCACCGGCGGCCGAAGCGCGTCCGACCGAGTCGTCAGCACCCAGGGCGCCTGGCGTCCGGCCGGGTCCGACGGCACGGCCCGGTGCACGCCCCGGTCCGGTACCCAAGGTGCCCGGACGTCCGGCGTCCAGGGCCCCCGAGACCCGCGAGCAGCGCGAGCCACGCCAGGAGCGGCCCGGCGGCGGCCAGCCCTCAGGGCCACGGCCTCGTCCCGGCTCGACCGGTGGCCTGCCGGGCGCAACCCCGGCCCCGCCGCGTCGTGGCGGCGCCCCAAGGCCGGGCAACAACCCGTTCGCCCCGTCTCAGGGGATGGGGACGCAGCCCCGCGGCCCGCGTCCCGGACAGGACGCTGCGCGTCCCGGCGGACCTCGTCCGCCGGCAGCCCGCACCCCGGGTGGCCCTGGCCGTCCCGGTGGCGTACCCGGAATGCCCCGGCCGAACCCGGCCATGATGCCCAAGCAGAGCTCCGGCCAGCTGGGCGGGGCCACCGGCCCCGGTACCCGTGGTCGGGGAGCGCCCGCCGGCGGTCGTGGCCGCGGTGGTGCTCCGGGCCGCGGTGGACCCGGTGGTCCCGGCGGCGGTCCGGGTGGGCCTCCTCCGAGCGGCCGCGGTGGTCGCGGCGGTCGCGGTGGAACCCAGGGCGCCTTCGGTCGTCCCGGTGGACCGTCGCGTCGTGGCCGCAAGTCCAAGAAGCAGCGTCGTCAAGAGTTCGACCAGATGGAGGCGCCGTCGATTGGTGGCGTGCGCGTCAAGCAGGGCGACGGGCAGAAGATCCGGCTGGCCCGTGGTGCTTCGCTGACCGACCTGGCCGAGAAGATCGGCGTCGACGCCGCATCGCTGGTGCAGGTGCTCTTCCACCTCGGTGAGATGGTCACTGCGACCCAGTCGGTCAGCGACGCCACCCTGCAGGTGATCGGCAACGAGCTCAACTACGACATCGAGGTCGTCTCGCCCGAGGACGAGGACCGCGAGCTGTTGGAGAGCTTCGACATCGAGTTCGGTGAGGACGAGGGTGGCGAGGCCGAGCTGGCGCCGAGGCCGCCGGCGGTGACCGTGATGGGTCACGTCGACCACGGCAAAACGAAGCTGCTGGACGCGCTCCGCAAGTCCAACGTGGCCGGCGGCGAGGCGGGTGGCATCACCCAGCACATCGGCGCCTACCAGGTGGCGACCGAGGTCGACGGCACCGAGCGCAAAATCACCTTCATCGACACCCCGGGTCACGAGGCCTTCACGGCCATGCGTGCTCGCGGTGCCAAGTCGACCGACATCGCCGTACTGGTGGTGGCCGCCGACGACGGTGTGATGCCGCAGACCATCGAGGCGCTCAACCACGCCATCGCTGCGGATGTGCCGGTCGTGGTGGCCGTCAACAAGGTGGACAAGCCGGACGCCGACCCGACCAAGGTCCGCGGCCAGCTCACCGAGTACGGCCTGGTACCGGAGGAGTACGGCGGCGACACGATGTTCGTCGACGTCTCCGCCACCACCGGCCAGGGTCTGGACGAGCTGCTGGAGGCCATCGTGCTGACAGCTGACGCCGCCCTCGACCTGCGGGCCAACCCGGACATGGACGCCCAGGGTGTCGCCATCGAGGCGCACCTGGACAAGGGCCGCGGTCCGGTTGCGACCGTCCTGGTCCAGCGCGGCACGCTGCACGTCGGTGACTCGATCGTCGCCGGTCCGGCGTACGGCCGGGTCCGGGCGCTGCTCAACGACCTCGGCGAGACGGTGGACGAAGCTCCGCCGTCGATGCCGGTCCAGGTCCTCGGTCTGACCGCGGTTCCGGGCGCCGGCGACAGCTTCATCGTGGTCGAGGACGACCGGATGGCGCGTCAGATCGCCGAACGTCGTGCGGCCCGGTTGCGGATGGCAGCCCAGGCTGCCGGCACCCGGCGCAAGACCCTCGACCAGCTGTTCGAGCAGCTGGAGAAGGGCGAGACGCAGGAGCTGCTGCTCATCCTCAAGGGCGACGGGTCGGGCTCGGTCGAAGCACTCGAGGACGCCCTGTCGAAGATCGATGTCGGCGACGAGGTGTCGCTGCGGGTCATCGACCGCGGTGTCGGTGCCATCACCGAGACCAACGTCAGCCTGGCGGCAGCGTCGGGCGCGGTGATCATCGGCTTCAACGTCCGGCCGCAGGGCAAGGCGACCGAGATGGCGGATCGAGAGAACGTCGACATCCGCTACTACTCGGTCATCTACCAGGCCATCGACGAGATCGAGGCGGCGCTCAAGGGCATGCTCAAGCCGATCTACGAGGAGGTCCAGCTGGGCACCGCCGAGATCCGCGACGTGTTCCGCTCGTCCAAGGCCGGCACCATCGCCGGTTGTATGGTCACCAGCGGCCTGATGCGGCGCAACGCCAAGGCGCGGTTGCTGCGTGACGGCGTGGTGGTGACCGAATCCTCGATCAACTCGCTGCGTCGGATGAAGGATGACGCGACCGAGGTCAGGGAAGGTTTCGAGTGTGGTCTGACCCTCTCGAACTACTCCGACGTGAAGGTCGGCGACATCGTCGAGACGTACGAGATGAGGGAGAAGGCGCGGTCGTAGGCAGACCGGGCTGCTGGGCGAGGCTGTCGGCTACCGAACCTCGCCCAGCAGCGCGGACGCGGGGCGGCCTCAGCGGTAACCCCGCCTCCGCGCTGCAACGCCGAGCCCGGTAGCCGAATTTCCCGCCCGCCCAGGTCTGGGAGGGGCGGGCTGACAGTGCAACGAAAGGGAACGTCATGGCATCGCCACGGGTGTTGAAGCTGGCCGACCAGATCAAGGTGATCGTGGCCGAGATGCTGGAGCGGCGGATCAAGGATCCCCGGCTCGGTTTCATCACGGTGACCGATGTGTCGCTGACCGGCGACACCCGGGAGGCCACGGTCTTCTACACCGTCTACGGCGATGACGAGGAGCAGGCGTTGACGGCGGTGGCTCTGGCGTCGGCGACCGGCCTGATCCGGTCCCAGGTCGGCAAGCAGCTGGGGCTCAAGTTCGCGCCGACGCTGGCGTTCATCCCGGACGCGGTGCCCAAGACGGCCCGCCAGATCGAGGATCTGCTGGCCGTCGCCAAGTCCGGTGACGCGGCCGTCGCCGAGCAGGCGGCCAAGGCTGCCTTCGCCGGTGAGGAGGACCCCTATCGCAAGCCGCGCGAGGCGGACGAGGACTCCGCTGACTGACCGGGTGACGGGCTCCGGCCTGCTGGTGGTCGACAAGCCGTCCGGCTGGACCTCGCATCAGGTCGTCGGGCGGGTACGTCGGCTGGCCGGCACCCGCAAGGTCGGCCATGCCGGCACCCTCGACCCGATGGCCACCGGCGTGCTGCTGGTGGGTCTCAACCGGGCCACCCGTCTGCTCGGGCACCTGATGCTGACCGAGAAGGAGTATCGGGCCACCATCCGGCTGGGGGTCGGCACTCTCACCGACGACGCCGAGGGCGAGGTCACCACTGCGCTCGGCGCCTCGGCTGTCACCGAGTCCGACGTGGCCGCTCTGCTGCCGCAGTTCCGCGGCGACATCCAGCAGGTGCCCACCGCCGTGTCAGCGATCAAGGTCAACGGAGTCCGCTCCTACGCCAGAGTGCGGGCCGGCGAGCAGGTGGAACTGGCGGCCCGGTCGGTCCGGGTCAGCCGCTACGACCTGGTCGACGTCCGCCGCTCCGGTCAGCCGGTCACGCCCGGCGAGATGGTCGACGTGCTCGACCTCGAGGTGCTGGTCGAGTGCTCGTCGGGCACCTACATCCGGGCCCTGGCCCGCGACCTCGGGGCAGCTCTCGGAGTCGGCGGCCACCTCACCGCACTCCGCCGCACCCGGGTCGGACCCTTCGGCCTCGACCAGGCCAGCACGCTGGACCAGGCGGCCGTCGAGCTGGACCTGATCGACATCGACGACGTGGCCCGGCGGTGCTTCCCGACCTGGACCTGCGACGAAGAACAGGCCTCCTGGGTCAGGCACGGCCGCCGGTTGCCCGAGGTGACGCTGCCGGCCGAGACCAGCGCCGTGATGACCGGGACAGGGGAGTTCCTGGCCCTCTACCGGCAGGTCGGGCCGAGCGCCGAGCCGGTCAGCGTGTTCGTCTGATCCGGAGCCCGCTTCGGATGCAGCCCCACTGCCCACAGTGCAGGATGGCTAAGATCGTCGGGGCACCATCGCAGACGCGCGCACACCGATCGGGACCGTCCTGACGGAGACGAGGAAGAGGCAGCCGATGACCAGTGAGGCTCCAGCGGCGCCATCCGTCGTCATCATCGGCAACTTCGACGGGGTCCACCGTGGCCACGTCGAGCTGGCCCACACGGCAGCCAGGTCGGAGCCAAACACCCGGCTGGTGGCCGTCACCTTCTGGCCGCATCCGATGTCAGTGATCCGACCCGACCGGGCCCCGTTGCTGCTGACGTCATTGCCGCGGCGCAAGGAGCTGCTCCACTCGGTGGGGGTCGACGAGGTGGTGGTGGTCGACTTCACCCCGGAGGTGGCCAACTGGAGTCCGGAGAAGTTCGTCGACGAGATCATCCGGCCGCTGAACCCGGTGCGGATCGTGGTCGGGCAGAACTTCAGGTTCGGCTTCCGGGCGGCCGGCACCGTGCAGACGCTGAACGAGCTGAGCCACGGACAGTGGACCGTTCAGGCCCTTCCGCTGCTGACCGATGGCACCGTGCCGAGCTCGTCCACGCTGATCCGGCACGCGGTGGCCGAGGGTGACTTCGGCCGGGTCAGGGAGCTGACCGACCATGTCTTCCGCTATTCCGGCGTCGTCGTCAAGGGCGCGCAGCGCGGCCGGGAGATGGGCTTCCCGACCGCCAACGTCGACGTCGAGCCCGGGATGGCGGTGCCCGAGGACGGCGTCTACGCCGGTTGGGTCACCCGACAGGACAGTGCTGATGCCGAACGCTGGCCGGCCGCCATCTCGGTCGGCAGCAACCCGACGTTCGCCGGCGAGTCCCGCCGGATCGAGGCGTACGTCCTCGACCGAGACGACCTGGAACTCTACGGCGTGCCGATCGCGATCGACTTCTATCTGCGGCTCCGCGGGCAGGTCAAGTATGAGGGGATGCCCGCCCTGGTCCGTCAGATGCGTCTGGACGTCGAACAGGCCCGCCACCTGCTGGCCGGGCTCGAGGAGCACTAACCCTGTTCTCCACGGTCGGCCCCGTCAGCCCGGTCGGCGCGTTACTCCCGGACGGCGACCACCTGGCCGCGGAGGTCGGCGACAGCGGCCGGGTCGAACTGCCCCGGTCCCGGCACCAGCGCGTTGGCGACGCCGCACGCGGTCGCCAGCGCCAGACTCTCGGCGAGACTGCCTCCGGCGTCGAGGCTCGCCAGCAGGCCTCCCAGGAACGAGTCGCCGCTGCCGACCGGGA is a window from the Microlunatus panaciterrae genome containing:
- the infB gene encoding translation initiation factor IF-2, which translates into the protein MAKVRVYELAKELGVESKVVLSTLSDMGEFVRSASSTIEAPVVRRLQEKLNNQQKPVAKKAPANRPAPSAPAQARVAEVKVEAPRPRPTAPAERAEQVAPRVEQAAPAPAAEAPAVEAPAAQAPAVQPPAAEAPAFEAPAAEARPTESSAPRAPGVRPGPTARPGARPGPVPKVPGRPASRAPETREQREPRQERPGGGQPSGPRPRPGSTGGLPGATPAPPRRGGAPRPGNNPFAPSQGMGTQPRGPRPGQDAARPGGPRPPAARTPGGPGRPGGVPGMPRPNPAMMPKQSSGQLGGATGPGTRGRGAPAGGRGRGGAPGRGGPGGPGGGPGGPPPSGRGGRGGRGGTQGAFGRPGGPSRRGRKSKKQRRQEFDQMEAPSIGGVRVKQGDGQKIRLARGASLTDLAEKIGVDAASLVQVLFHLGEMVTATQSVSDATLQVIGNELNYDIEVVSPEDEDRELLESFDIEFGEDEGGEAELAPRPPAVTVMGHVDHGKTKLLDALRKSNVAGGEAGGITQHIGAYQVATEVDGTERKITFIDTPGHEAFTAMRARGAKSTDIAVLVVAADDGVMPQTIEALNHAIAADVPVVVAVNKVDKPDADPTKVRGQLTEYGLVPEEYGGDTMFVDVSATTGQGLDELLEAIVLTADAALDLRANPDMDAQGVAIEAHLDKGRGPVATVLVQRGTLHVGDSIVAGPAYGRVRALLNDLGETVDEAPPSMPVQVLGLTAVPGAGDSFIVVEDDRMARQIAERRAARLRMAAQAAGTRRKTLDQLFEQLEKGETQELLLILKGDGSGSVEALEDALSKIDVGDEVSLRVIDRGVGAITETNVSLAAASGAVIIGFNVRPQGKATEMADRENVDIRYYSVIYQAIDEIEAALKGMLKPIYEEVQLGTAEIRDVFRSSKAGTIAGCMVTSGLMRRNAKARLLRDGVVVTESSINSLRRMKDDATEVREGFECGLTLSNYSDVKVGDIVETYEMREKARS
- the truB gene encoding tRNA pseudouridine(55) synthase TruB; protein product: MTGSGLLVVDKPSGWTSHQVVGRVRRLAGTRKVGHAGTLDPMATGVLLVGLNRATRLLGHLMLTEKEYRATIRLGVGTLTDDAEGEVTTALGASAVTESDVAALLPQFRGDIQQVPTAVSAIKVNGVRSYARVRAGEQVELAARSVRVSRYDLVDVRRSGQPVTPGEMVDVLDLEVLVECSSGTYIRALARDLGAALGVGGHLTALRRTRVGPFGLDQASTLDQAAVELDLIDIDDVARRCFPTWTCDEEQASWVRHGRRLPEVTLPAETSAVMTGTGEFLALYRQVGPSAEPVSVFV
- the rbfA gene encoding 30S ribosome-binding factor RbfA, which gives rise to MASPRVLKLADQIKVIVAEMLERRIKDPRLGFITVTDVSLTGDTREATVFYTVYGDDEEQALTAVALASATGLIRSQVGKQLGLKFAPTLAFIPDAVPKTARQIEDLLAVAKSGDAAVAEQAAKAAFAGEEDPYRKPREADEDSAD
- a CDS encoding endonuclease domain-containing protein; translation: MRRVPRQVPPFDTRSPFFRYEALAAGLTDVDLRGERFRRIFQGIYVNFSTPVDVRTRARAALRVMPSGSHISHCTAVELWGGVSPDSSQTHISVVSGSVRSVRQGIKSHLALPGAAIVALGGMPVASPTQAFLELATMGASLVDLVIAGDSLVKSANVGPEDFVSAAKQWRGRGARLARRAARLVRPGVDSPMETRLRLLVVFAGLPEPRINWIIRNDEGGWRLRFDLAYPELKLIIEYDGRQHADSDRQWLRDIGRREELDEMGWRIIVVTSQGIYSEPDATLKRIQKALVERGAVGVPRRLSSEWTRHFSQ
- a CDS encoding DUF448 domain-containing protein → MNRHHLPVRTCVGCREREQKSHLVRLVWAASKVALDRNQVAPGRGAYLHRRPECLELAIRRRAVGRALRVTGVNSDQVAQLLEPAVGADTSA
- a CDS encoding bifunctional riboflavin kinase/FAD synthetase; translated protein: MTSEAPAAPSVVIIGNFDGVHRGHVELAHTAARSEPNTRLVAVTFWPHPMSVIRPDRAPLLLTSLPRRKELLHSVGVDEVVVVDFTPEVANWSPEKFVDEIIRPLNPVRIVVGQNFRFGFRAAGTVQTLNELSHGQWTVQALPLLTDGTVPSSSTLIRHAVAEGDFGRVRELTDHVFRYSGVVVKGAQRGREMGFPTANVDVEPGMAVPEDGVYAGWVTRQDSADAERWPAAISVGSNPTFAGESRRIEAYVLDRDDLELYGVPIAIDFYLRLRGQVKYEGMPALVRQMRLDVEQARHLLAGLEEH